A region from the Candidatus Rokuibacteriota bacterium genome encodes:
- the cas6 gene encoding CRISPR system precrRNA processing endoribonuclease RAMP protein Cas6 yields MDYRGLIERAKTVRLFRDETRWAEWTRYSSRQGRQMTWDGLTGLATYEGDLKPFWPYLVFGQWTHVGKGATFGLGQYRLDRPAVGPGTGET; encoded by the coding sequence GTGGACTATCGAGGCCTGATCGAACGGGCCAAGACGGTTCGCCTCTTCAGGGACGAGACTCGATGGGCGGAGTGGACGCGCTACTCCTCCCGTCAGGGCCGGCAGATGACCTGGGACGGTCTCACCGGCCTCGCCACCTACGAAGGCGATCTCAAACCGTTCTGGCCCTACCTCGTCTTCGGCCAGTGGACGCATGTCGGCAAAGGCGCCACCTTCGGCCTGGGACAGTACCGGCTAGACCGGCCCGCCGTGGGCCCGGGGACAGGCGAGACATGA